In Caldicellulosiruptor obsidiansis OB47, a single window of DNA contains:
- a CDS encoding GspE/PulE family protein: MPRERKRIGDVLVEAKIITPQQLEEALKIQKQTNKKLGEILVEKGYITEDELIEILEFQLGIPHIKLDVYPIDPKAVETISESIARRHTVLPVSFAEDGSLIVAMADPLNIFAMEDIEIYSGRRVRPRIAKASDIKRAIERFYGKQEALKAVEELQKESSEKDNQAKRATVTPRFQLGLEDGTEGPIVRLVNSIFEQAITSRASDIHIEPFENEIKVRYRIDGVLYNVLKLDIGILPSLVARIKIVGNMDIAEKRIPQDGRTTYIFSDKIYDMRISSLPCVYGEKIVVRVIDKSAFVRSKTELGLTEEDEEKYNKLIAAPHGIILVCGPTGSGKSTTLYTILNELNTGTRNIITVEDPVESTIEGINQVEVNTKAGLTFAAALRSILRQDPDIIMIGEIRDRETADMAIRAAITGHLVLSTIHTNDAASAITRLVDMGIENFLISSSLVGVISQRLIRKLCPHCKEPYEPSEEEKILLDIKQDENVKLYRKRGCHICDKKGYYGRTGVYEILIVTKELRKLINKKDVSSEEIKELAVKQGMKTLRQACKERVLNGITSVEEYLKITYALE; this comes from the coding sequence TTGCCTAGAGAAAGAAAGAGAATTGGAGATGTTTTAGTAGAGGCAAAGATAATTACACCTCAGCAACTAGAAGAAGCACTTAAAATTCAAAAGCAGACCAATAAAAAATTGGGAGAGATACTGGTTGAGAAAGGTTATATAACAGAAGATGAGTTAATAGAGATTTTAGAGTTTCAGTTAGGGATACCGCACATAAAATTAGATGTATATCCGATTGATCCTAAGGCAGTTGAAACGATTTCTGAGTCGATTGCACGAAGGCATACCGTTTTGCCGGTAAGTTTTGCTGAAGATGGAAGCCTGATTGTGGCAATGGCGGACCCGCTTAATATATTTGCAATGGAGGATATTGAGATTTATTCAGGCAGAAGAGTGCGGCCACGAATTGCCAAGGCATCCGATATTAAACGTGCGATTGAAAGATTCTATGGTAAGCAAGAAGCTTTAAAAGCAGTTGAAGAGTTGCAAAAAGAAAGTAGCGAAAAGGACAACCAAGCCAAAAGAGCTACTGTTACGCCTCGATTCCAGCTTGGTTTGGAAGATGGAACAGAAGGACCTATTGTAAGACTTGTCAATTCCATTTTTGAACAAGCTATTACATCACGTGCGAGTGATATTCACATTGAACCGTTTGAAAACGAGATAAAAGTTAGATACAGAATTGATGGTGTATTGTATAATGTCTTGAAGTTAGATATTGGGATATTGCCATCACTGGTGGCCAGAATTAAGATTGTAGGTAATATGGACATTGCAGAAAAGAGGATACCACAGGATGGACGAACAACTTACATTTTTTCGGATAAGATTTATGACATGAGAATCTCATCTTTGCCTTGTGTGTATGGCGAAAAGATTGTTGTGCGTGTGATAGACAAAAGTGCATTTGTGCGTTCTAAAACTGAGCTTGGCTTGACTGAAGAAGACGAAGAGAAATATAACAAGCTGATTGCTGCGCCACATGGGATAATCTTGGTCTGTGGTCCTACCGGTAGTGGTAAGTCTACTACGCTTTATACTATTTTAAACGAACTTAACACTGGAACGCGCAACATAATAACCGTTGAGGATCCTGTTGAAAGTACTATAGAAGGTATTAATCAAGTTGAGGTCAATACCAAAGCAGGGTTAACATTTGCAGCGGCGCTGAGATCAATCTTGCGACAGGACCCAGACATAATAATGATTGGTGAGATCCGAGACAGAGAGACAGCTGACATGGCAATCAGGGCTGCTATTACAGGGCATTTAGTGTTGTCAACCATTCATACAAATGATGCAGCAAGTGCAATTACAAGGTTGGTTGACATGGGGATAGAAAACTTTTTGATAAGCTCGTCGTTGGTAGGAGTAATATCACAGAGATTGATAAGAAAACTATGTCCACACTGTAAAGAGCCTTATGAGCCATCAGAGGAAGAAAAAATTCTTCTTGACATAAAGCAAGATGAGAATGTAAAATTATACAGAAAGAGAGGATGTCATATATGTGATAAAAAAGGTTACTATGGTAGAACAGGTGTATATGAAATTCTGATTGTGACAAAAGAGTTGAGAAAACTTATAAACAAAAAAGATGTCAGCAGTGAGGAGATAAAGGAACTTGCTGTCAAACAGGGGATGAAGACACTGCGACAAGCTTGCAAAGAGAGAGTTTTGAATGGAATTACATCAGTTGAAGAATATCTGAAGATTACTTATGCACTTGAATAG
- a CDS encoding response regulator gives MKILIVDDAVFIRKVLKGILQELGEEVVGEASSGNEALRMVKEYRPDVVTLDITLPDMSGLELLRKIKEISSSTQVVMITAISNHEVVKEAMKVGATNYITKPFSREKVEEVLKKVEKNIQALSQIERNITNEESICQKELSQATIETPSVENESKNEEVAKIDEFVKVEGEEGKSKVDTTEISDAPELTQDLSEKRNETNNQQEISEKVSDLIETKMGVSDEFLEDEKEKEGSTTSVFYDEDKGEEIDVGIVTNIEFEQKGGEDILSICTNKEIAYNVGRMKLGNGVIVTIEECFVASSVKHEYTFENSLVEKVEVKEINGNVYIMVLTKAKKFDIREREGKISIVLRKSKGVISYNKNNKFIMIDNVVPSSIQVDAISEKEYIIRIFTNDIVFNEGETKIEDLIVDRYIVEKSEKGYDVKVILYKEARYEIIEGRTSVGIKFVEVNILKDVLIHHSDEETLIELVTNSSSVPVVLEHDTENGVAYAYLHGYIVAKTLLERSFEFEEEYLESLKIVEVREKGQSYLVICSPVKRISVVKEKGRTFISIKPNKAFVLYNLFQECIVFQNILPEEIEINHNQIQNTIEFHINNKYVNLLKDPILNSEQFEAFSSIEIERVGKGYSGTIVLKNKSKIEVALSKDRTSTNLFIIPYRKLNKIKAFEYEENGPKASLTLKGEGEIKYLAERDKEKGAVTIKVLTASLCNIEQPIVEFREGCIERVEFYEQEEDVIINIYSKVEDFNVRLENSNIIVEFEAQVVTVNPVIEDDMVVFELSRIDYDDVEVIKDDENNMLIVKIRRRDIYIEKGIKYLQSKVVKRYQVAQENGYKLLIDTADEVRYSVEKKEGKIFLTVEKCPVLEKVEVKEVNEELVHVELHFNRGEIKPQKVEKEDGKLNILLGEVLTKEKDIVWNTKSRKVVKSIDYISSEKVLILSIEHGYAFWQVVVENNVIKLIFEVKHCEILVEDEYIKIQNVESNKVQILKFEDNGLLITIIPQSAAFVTSNSLKLASNNVLYSAIEQDINQTEWKVYVLYKPNMMFESEIDNNDVMIKITAKKNNFAESELGT, from the coding sequence GTGAAAATCTTAATTGTAGATGATGCTGTTTTTATACGAAAGGTTTTAAAGGGAATATTACAAGAATTAGGAGAAGAAGTAGTGGGAGAAGCTTCAAGTGGAAACGAAGCTTTAAGAATGGTTAAGGAATACAGACCTGATGTAGTGACTTTAGACATTACTTTGCCAGATATGAGCGGCTTAGAGCTTTTAAGAAAAATAAAAGAAATTTCATCCTCTACGCAGGTTGTAATGATTACAGCAATTAGCAATCATGAGGTTGTAAAAGAGGCGATGAAAGTTGGAGCCACAAATTATATCACCAAACCGTTTTCCCGAGAAAAAGTTGAAGAGGTTCTGAAAAAAGTAGAGAAAAATATTCAAGCATTGTCTCAGATTGAAAGAAATATAACAAACGAGGAAAGTATATGTCAGAAAGAATTAAGTCAAGCGACAATTGAAACACCTAGTGTGGAGAATGAAAGCAAAAACGAGGAAGTTGCTAAAATTGATGAATTCGTAAAAGTTGAAGGTGAGGAAGGTAAAAGTAAAGTTGATACAACTGAAATTTCAGATGCTCCAGAATTGACCCAAGATCTCTCAGAAAAAAGAAATGAAACAAATAATCAGCAAGAAATCAGCGAAAAAGTTTCAGATTTGATAGAGACAAAGATGGGTGTGTCAGATGAGTTTCTTGAGGATGAAAAAGAAAAAGAAGGAAGTACTACAAGTGTTTTTTACGACGAAGACAAAGGTGAGGAGATAGACGTTGGTATTGTGACTAATATTGAATTTGAGCAGAAAGGTGGAGAAGATATCCTTTCAATTTGTACAAACAAAGAAATAGCTTACAATGTGGGGAGAATGAAATTAGGGAATGGAGTAATAGTTACTATCGAGGAGTGCTTTGTAGCATCAAGTGTCAAACATGAGTATACATTTGAGAATAGTCTTGTTGAGAAAGTAGAAGTAAAAGAAATAAATGGAAATGTATATATTATGGTTCTAACAAAAGCTAAAAAGTTTGATATTCGTGAAAGAGAAGGGAAAATATCAATAGTTCTCAGAAAAAGCAAGGGAGTTATTTCCTACAATAAAAATAATAAATTCATAATGATAGATAATGTGGTGCCTTCCAGTATTCAAGTTGATGCTATCTCCGAGAAAGAATATATCATCAGGATTTTTACCAATGACATAGTATTTAATGAGGGAGAAACTAAAATAGAGGATTTAATAGTAGACAGATATATAGTAGAAAAGAGTGAAAAGGGATATGATGTAAAAGTTATTTTATACAAGGAAGCAAGATATGAAATTATTGAAGGAAGAACATCGGTTGGAATAAAATTTGTGGAAGTAAATATTTTGAAAGATGTCTTAATACATCATTCTGACGAGGAAACACTAATAGAACTTGTAACAAACTCAAGTTCTGTGCCTGTAGTATTGGAGCATGATACCGAGAACGGGGTTGCATACGCCTATTTGCATGGTTATATTGTGGCAAAAACGTTGCTTGAGAGAAGCTTTGAATTCGAAGAGGAGTATCTTGAAAGTCTTAAAATAGTTGAAGTTAGGGAAAAAGGTCAGTCGTATCTTGTTATCTGCTCACCAGTAAAAAGGATTTCGGTTGTAAAAGAAAAAGGCAGAACGTTTATTTCAATAAAACCTAACAAAGCTTTTGTGCTCTACAATTTATTCCAGGAATGCATTGTATTTCAAAATATACTTCCTGAAGAGATTGAAATTAACCATAACCAAATTCAAAACACAATTGAGTTTCATATAAATAACAAATATGTAAATTTGTTGAAAGACCCTATTTTAAACAGTGAGCAATTTGAAGCATTCAGTTCTATTGAGATAGAAAGAGTGGGAAAGGGATACAGCGGAACAATTGTTCTTAAAAATAAAAGCAAAATCGAGGTTGCGCTGTCAAAAGATAGGACGTCGACAAACCTATTTATAATACCATATAGAAAGTTGAATAAAATCAAAGCATTTGAATATGAAGAAAATGGTCCAAAAGCATCTTTAACTCTCAAGGGTGAGGGAGAAATAAAGTATTTAGCAGAAAGAGACAAAGAAAAGGGTGCTGTTACTATTAAAGTTTTAACTGCTTCTTTATGTAATATCGAGCAACCAATAGTTGAATTCAGAGAAGGCTGTATTGAACGGGTAGAGTTCTATGAGCAAGAGGAAGATGTGATAATAAACATTTATAGCAAAGTGGAAGACTTTAATGTAAGATTAGAGAATTCAAACATAATTGTTGAGTTTGAAGCACAAGTTGTAACAGTTAATCCAGTTATTGAAGACGATATGGTGGTATTTGAACTGTCCCGGATAGATTACGATGATGTAGAAGTTATAAAAGACGATGAAAATAATATGTTAATCGTAAAAATAAGAAGAAGGGATATATACATTGAAAAAGGAATCAAATATTTGCAAAGCAAGGTTGTCAAAAGATATCAGGTAGCTCAGGAAAATGGTTATAAACTGTTGATTGATACTGCTGACGAAGTCAGATACTCTGTAGAAAAGAAAGAAGGTAAAATATTTTTGACAGTTGAAAAATGCCCTGTTCTTGAAAAGGTTGAAGTTAAAGAAGTTAACGAAGAGCTGGTGCATGTTGAGTTGCATTTCAACAGAGGTGAAATTAAACCACAGAAGGTTGAAAAAGAAGATGGAAAGCTTAACATCTTGTTAGGAGAGGTATTAACTAAAGAAAAAGATATTGTGTGGAATACCAAATCAAGGAAAGTTGTTAAAAGTATAGATTATATAAGCAGCGAAAAAGTACTTATTTTGTCCATAGAGCATGGTTATGCATTTTGGCAAGTAGTAGTAGAGAACAATGTTATAAAACTTATTTTTGAAGTGAAACATTGTGAAATCTTGGTTGAGGATGAATATATCAAAATACAAAATGTTGAAAGCAATAAAGTGCAAATCTTGAAATTTGAAGATAATGGTTTGCTAATTACTATAATTCCACAAAGCGCAGCTTTTGTAACTTCTAATTCTCTCAAACTAGCTTCAAATAATGTTTTGTATTCTGCAATTGAGCAAGATATAAATCAAACAGAATGGAAAGTTTACGTATTATATAAACCAAACATGATGTTTGAGTCAGAAATTGACAATAATGACGTAATGATAAAAATAACCGCGAAAAAAAACAATTTTGCTGAGAGTGAATTAGGAACATAG
- a CDS encoding DUF2273 domain-containing protein yields MNKLEKFIKENVGMLVGGALALILILFILEVGIVKAILITVVVIVGIILGKKFITYDKIKELLKDKN; encoded by the coding sequence TTGAATAAATTAGAAAAATTCATAAAAGAAAATGTGGGAATGTTGGTAGGCGGAGCTTTAGCTCTTATTTTGATTCTGTTTATTTTAGAAGTTGGAATTGTCAAAGCTATCCTGATAACAGTAGTTGTCATTGTTGGAATAATATTAGGTAAAAAGTTTATAACGTATGATAAAATAAAAGAACTTCTGAAAGATAAGAATTAA